In Arthrobacter sp. SLBN-83, one DNA window encodes the following:
- a CDS encoding aldo/keto reductase: MTLAPLIELNDGNRIPQLGLGTWPLDDEQVAAAVVQAVEAGYRHIDTAVKYGNERGVGNGIRASGVDRSELFITTKLDGEFQGHDRAVAGLEGSLKRLGLDYVDLLLIHWPLPGRDQYVSTWQTFERLQAEGKVRSIGVSNFKPAHLERLMAETDVVPAVNQIQLSPAITRTAEREFHARHGIVTESYSPLGGSGAGLLSAPVLSQLAEKHGKTPGQLVLRWHIQNGLVTIPKSASPERMAENLDVFDFALDPQDLAELSVLDEGPGAGNDSDKTGH, encoded by the coding sequence ATGACACTTGCACCGCTCATCGAACTCAATGACGGCAACAGGATTCCACAGCTGGGGCTTGGCACGTGGCCGCTGGACGACGAACAGGTGGCAGCCGCCGTCGTACAAGCCGTGGAAGCCGGGTACCGGCACATCGATACCGCCGTGAAGTACGGCAACGAACGGGGTGTTGGCAACGGCATCCGCGCCAGCGGCGTGGACCGCAGCGAGCTGTTCATCACCACCAAGCTGGACGGCGAATTCCAGGGCCACGACCGCGCTGTGGCCGGCCTGGAGGGATCGCTAAAGCGTCTGGGGCTTGATTATGTCGACCTACTGCTGATCCACTGGCCGCTCCCCGGCCGGGACCAGTACGTTTCCACCTGGCAGACGTTTGAACGGCTGCAGGCCGAGGGGAAGGTGCGGTCCATCGGGGTGTCCAACTTCAAGCCCGCCCACCTTGAGCGGCTGATGGCCGAGACTGATGTGGTGCCGGCAGTGAACCAAATCCAGCTCAGCCCGGCAATCACCCGGACCGCTGAGCGCGAATTCCATGCCCGGCATGGGATAGTTACTGAGTCCTACAGTCCGCTGGGCGGCTCGGGAGCAGGTTTACTGAGCGCTCCTGTCCTTTCCCAACTGGCTGAAAAGCATGGAAAAACACCTGGCCAACTGGTCCTCCGGTGGCACATACAAAACGGATTGGTAACGATTCCCAAGTCGGCTTCCCCGGAGCGTATGGCGGAGAACCTGGACGTGTTCGATTTCGCCCTGGACCCGCAGGATCTAGCGGAACTTTCGGTCCTGGACGAGGGCCCCGGAGCGGGCAACGACTCGGACAAAACGGGGCACTAA
- a CDS encoding GlsB/YeaQ/YmgE family stress response membrane protein: MGFIAFLILGLIAGAIAKAILPGRQGGGWIITMVLGVVGALLGGWIGGALFGGGLQEFFSLQTWLLAIVGSLIVLAIYGMVTKRGARG; this comes from the coding sequence ATGGGATTTATTGCATTTCTGATTCTCGGACTTATCGCCGGCGCGATTGCCAAGGCAATCCTTCCGGGACGTCAGGGTGGCGGCTGGATCATCACCATGGTGCTGGGCGTCGTAGGCGCACTGCTCGGTGGCTGGATCGGCGGCGCCCTGTTCGGCGGCGGACTGCAGGAGTTCTTCTCGCTGCAGACCTGGCTGCTGGCGATTGTTGGCTCGCTGATCGTTCTTGCGATCTACGGCATGGTCACTAAGCGCGGCGCACGCGGCTAA
- a CDS encoding YtxH domain-containing protein has protein sequence MKNKLLLGVGVAVGYVLGSRSGRAAYDKLKARAAGIWDSKPVQDKVSVATEAIKEKAPEVADQLGEAARRAGTVLGSAVHRDGSSNGGQSSAAAGTSPGTATGTSTTSAGGLGEDHIPAHSTHPETTNLGTSDGSGAKS, from the coding sequence GTGAAAAACAAGCTTCTTTTGGGTGTAGGCGTTGCCGTCGGCTATGTCCTCGGCTCGCGGTCAGGCCGTGCTGCTTACGACAAGCTGAAGGCCCGCGCGGCCGGCATCTGGGACAGCAAGCCGGTACAGGACAAGGTTTCCGTAGCTACGGAGGCCATCAAGGAAAAGGCGCCTGAAGTGGCGGACCAGCTGGGCGAAGCCGCGCGCAGGGCAGGGACCGTGCTTGGTTCTGCCGTGCACCGGGATGGCTCGTCCAACGGCGGCCAGTCTTCCGCAGCGGCCGGCACTTCCCCCGGCACCGCCACTGGTACCTCTACAACCAGCGCGGGCGGCCTTGGCGAAGACCACATCCCCGCACACAGCACCCACCCGGAAACCACCAACCTTGGTACCTCCGATGGGAGCGGCGCAAAGTCCTGA
- a CDS encoding HNH endonuclease signature motif containing protein, with product MEAIGEDLGRAYDAGSWLPRPARLHPVPSEDPLAGPLQASASGPGGQDVLDGLAAQLAAAALAAPDLLATASHAEAADYAARIEGLARSMEYLQLLAAGAVDRTRTQAINDAATAKTRPARTRPGGSTGWITGWDANGIETLNTTPSTDALDQTSTACATGTFTGTGALDHTSTACATGTSTGTGAVSETDRNWPGPPSTRGLPRPVVSPGDDGCRNSAEFLRLRLQIPIREARRRLTLAHHVLPATTITGEPLPPTRPHLAAALTPTPPTTVEGATTENAHPAVSSHAATIITATLDRLQHHTTEETLDRIEHHLTTTATTTDPDFLTRLAQRWMDTIDADGTEPTEEALRHTQGAFIRKPRHGLHRVEIFATSDQYEHLLTVMNTATNPRTTTPNTGMCTATGTAEGSGTGGGTGSGGGSGGTGTGTGDSTPAGNATEHTALPDLDRRTRAQKQLDGLVTAAKAALTTNTLPTTGGNRPQIIATIHYQDLFPHTPGTTSGKTEPGSEARTHSQAEPETAPEAQTGTSTGTGAFMFSGPVAATTLRKTACDADIIPALLGTRGEILDLGRKTRLFTPAQRLALTARDQGCAFPNCTIPAPWCEAHHITYWSHGGPTTTNNGVLLCSHHHHLIHKEQWTITTTHDTPTFIPPPHLDPNQTPQQNHYFKPPPPPHPRE from the coding sequence ATGGAGGCCATTGGGGAAGATCTTGGGAGGGCGTACGACGCCGGCAGTTGGCTGCCGCGCCCGGCCCGGCTTCACCCGGTCCCCAGTGAGGATCCTTTGGCAGGTCCTTTGCAGGCATCGGCCTCGGGGCCCGGTGGGCAGGACGTGTTGGATGGGCTGGCCGCACAGCTGGCGGCCGCCGCCCTGGCCGCCCCGGACCTGCTGGCAACCGCCAGCCATGCCGAAGCCGCTGATTACGCCGCCCGGATCGAGGGCCTCGCCCGCTCCATGGAATACCTCCAACTCCTGGCCGCGGGGGCCGTGGACCGGACCCGCACCCAAGCCATCAACGACGCCGCCACAGCCAAAACCCGCCCAGCCCGAACCCGCCCAGGCGGGTCCACGGGCTGGATCACCGGCTGGGACGCCAACGGCATCGAAACCCTCAACACCACCCCCAGCACCGACGCCTTGGACCAAACCAGCACAGCGTGTGCAACCGGGACTTTTACCGGGACCGGCGCCCTGGACCACACCAGCACAGCGTGCGCGACCGGGACTTCTACCGGGACCGGCGCGGTGAGCGAGACCGACCGCAACTGGCCCGGCCCACCCTCCACACGAGGCCTGCCGCGCCCCGTGGTGTCCCCGGGCGATGATGGGTGCCGGAACAGCGCCGAGTTCCTCCGCCTACGCCTGCAGATCCCCATCCGCGAAGCCCGCCGCCGCCTCACCCTCGCCCACCACGTCCTGCCCGCCACCACCATCACCGGCGAACCACTCCCACCCACCAGGCCACACCTCGCCGCCGCCCTCACCCCCACACCCCCGACCACTGTTGAAGGTGCCACCACCGAAAACGCCCACCCGGCGGTGTCCTCGCATGCGGCGACGATCATCACCGCCACCCTGGACCGGCTCCAACACCACACCACCGAAGAGACCCTCGACCGGATCGAGCACCACCTCACCACAACCGCCACCACCACCGACCCCGACTTCCTCACCCGCCTGGCCCAACGCTGGATGGACACCATCGACGCCGACGGCACCGAACCCACCGAAGAAGCCCTCCGCCACACCCAAGGCGCCTTCATCCGCAAACCCCGCCACGGCCTGCACCGCGTCGAAATCTTCGCCACCAGCGACCAATACGAACACCTCCTCACCGTCATGAACACCGCCACCAACCCCCGCACCACCACCCCCAACACCGGCATGTGCACGGCCACTGGCACTGCAGAGGGGTCGGGCACGGGCGGCGGCACCGGCAGCGGCGGCGGCAGCGGAGGGACAGGTACCGGCACCGGAGACAGCACACCGGCAGGCAACGCCACCGAGCACACCGCCCTGCCGGACCTGGACCGGCGCACCCGCGCCCAAAAACAACTCGACGGCCTCGTCACCGCCGCCAAAGCCGCCCTCACCACCAACACCCTGCCCACCACCGGCGGCAACCGACCCCAAATCATCGCCACCATCCACTACCAAGACCTCTTCCCTCACACCCCCGGCACCACATCCGGGAAAACAGAACCAGGATCAGAGGCCCGAACGCACTCACAAGCGGAACCGGAAACGGCCCCGGAAGCCCAGACAGGGACCTCCACCGGGACCGGAGCATTCATGTTCTCCGGCCCCGTCGCCGCCACCACCCTGCGCAAAACCGCCTGCGACGCCGACATCATCCCCGCCCTCCTGGGCACCCGCGGCGAAATCCTCGACCTCGGCCGCAAAACCCGGCTCTTCACCCCCGCCCAACGCCTGGCCCTCACCGCCCGAGACCAAGGCTGCGCCTTCCCCAACTGCACCATCCCCGCCCCCTGGTGCGAAGCCCACCACATCACCTACTGGTCACACGGCGGACCCACCACCACCAACAACGGCGTCCTGCTCTGCAGCCACCACCACCACCTCATCCACAAAGAACAATGGACCATCACCACCACCCACGACACACCCACCTTCATCCCCCCACCCCACCTCGACCCCAACCAAACACCCCAACAAAACCACTACTTCAAACCACCCCCACCACCCCACCCACGGGAATGA
- a CDS encoding putative protein N(5)-glutamine methyltransferase, with protein MRSAGCVFAEDEARLLLAETCSPTELRRNVRRRMEGVPLEHILGWAEFAGGRVLVEPGVFVPRRRTELLVAEAVALLRHDALAAPPIVVDLCCGSGAVGVAVLRQSPRADLHAADIEPAAVRCARANLEPLGGHVHAGDLFEALPFALNGGVQVLTVNAPYVPTEAIRTMPPEARLYEPAVSLDGGPDGLDFHRRIAVGGIQWLASEGHLLIETSERQAAGTSEILAAAGFAVRTVRSEELDGTVVVGRLVAESMRR; from the coding sequence TTGCGGTCTGCCGGCTGCGTTTTCGCCGAAGATGAAGCCCGGCTCCTGTTGGCTGAAACCTGTAGCCCCACGGAACTCCGGCGGAATGTCCGGCGCCGCATGGAGGGTGTTCCCCTCGAACACATCCTGGGCTGGGCAGAGTTCGCCGGCGGCCGGGTCCTGGTTGAGCCTGGCGTCTTTGTGCCGCGTCGCCGCACGGAACTGTTGGTCGCCGAGGCCGTGGCATTGTTGCGGCACGACGCCTTGGCGGCACCCCCCATTGTGGTGGACCTCTGCTGTGGTTCGGGTGCGGTGGGGGTGGCCGTCCTTCGCCAGTCCCCGCGGGCGGATTTGCATGCGGCGGATATTGAACCTGCGGCCGTACGGTGTGCCCGCGCGAATCTTGAACCTCTGGGCGGTCATGTCCATGCGGGCGACCTGTTCGAGGCTCTTCCATTTGCACTGAATGGCGGGGTCCAAGTGCTGACTGTCAATGCTCCATATGTGCCCACGGAAGCCATCCGTACCATGCCGCCGGAAGCGCGCCTTTATGAACCTGCGGTGTCACTCGACGGCGGTCCTGATGGCCTGGACTTTCACCGTCGGATTGCTGTTGGTGGGATTCAGTGGCTGGCTTCGGAGGGCCATCTGCTTATCGAAACCAGTGAGCGGCAGGCAGCCGGCACCTCCGAAATCCTGGCAGCAGCCGGGTTTGCCGTACGAACAGTTCGTTCGGAGGAACTGGATGGGACTGTGGTCGTAGGGCGCCTCGTGGCCGAGAGTATGCGGCGTTAG
- a CDS encoding lactonase family protein gives MTTGGANNNAASNLLWIGTYTPDGGGRAQGIGAVRAHQDGSLEWLGTAVEAQSPSFVAVHPILPVVYAAAEQRKKVQAYRRLGDFGLEVQGEAEPAGDATCHVAVDPGGRFVTATCWGDGQVLLYELDADGGMTGRLSAAPSVDPHGSLSPDNPRQSRAHASLMLSDGRVMTTDLGHDTLRIWNYEPGTGLVADHEVVLPYGSGPRHLVEHPSGSVFIVSEYSVEVFVVRSEAGTYELVFRGPATAGGSQEGDSAAEICLGPQGSFAYAGVRGSNIISVLEVAAGGTELIPVKDIDSGGDWPRHHLVRGNLLHVAHERSDNIATFELDPVTGLPGPLLHNLPTPSPTALVPATMPAPAT, from the coding sequence ATGACCACCGGCGGAGCCAACAACAACGCAGCCAGCAACCTTCTCTGGATCGGCACCTACACCCCCGACGGCGGCGGCCGGGCCCAAGGCATTGGCGCTGTCCGCGCCCATCAGGACGGAAGCCTCGAATGGTTGGGAACGGCAGTCGAGGCCCAGTCGCCGTCGTTCGTGGCCGTCCATCCCATACTGCCCGTGGTGTATGCGGCCGCCGAACAGCGCAAGAAGGTTCAGGCATACCGTCGTCTGGGGGACTTTGGCCTGGAAGTCCAGGGGGAAGCAGAGCCTGCGGGCGACGCCACCTGCCACGTTGCCGTCGATCCGGGCGGCCGCTTCGTCACCGCGACGTGCTGGGGTGACGGGCAGGTCCTCCTCTACGAGTTGGATGCCGACGGCGGAATGACCGGACGGCTTTCCGCCGCACCGTCGGTGGATCCCCACGGCAGCCTTTCTCCCGACAACCCCCGGCAGAGCCGTGCCCACGCCAGCCTGATGCTCAGCGACGGCCGCGTCATGACCACGGACTTGGGCCACGACACCCTGCGCATCTGGAACTACGAGCCGGGAACCGGACTGGTAGCCGACCACGAGGTGGTCCTCCCCTACGGCAGCGGCCCGCGACACTTGGTGGAGCACCCTTCCGGCAGCGTGTTCATCGTGTCTGAATACTCCGTGGAGGTCTTCGTGGTGCGTTCCGAAGCGGGTACCTATGAACTGGTCTTCCGGGGACCCGCAACGGCGGGCGGAAGCCAGGAAGGCGACTCCGCCGCCGAAATCTGCCTTGGCCCGCAGGGCAGCTTCGCGTATGCCGGCGTCAGGGGCTCGAACATCATCAGTGTCCTGGAAGTGGCAGCGGGCGGCACCGAACTGATCCCCGTCAAGGACATAGACAGCGGCGGGGACTGGCCTCGGCACCACTTGGTCCGGGGAAACTTGCTGCACGTGGCCCACGAACGGTCGGACAACATCGCCACCTTCGAGTTGGATCCTGTCACGGGGCTCCCAGGCCCGCTGCTGCATAACCTGCCCACCCCATCGCCCACGGCCCTGGTGCCTGCAACTATGCCTGCGCCTGCAACCTAG
- a CDS encoding alpha-amylase family glycosyl hydrolase — translation MLFRTPPGAPPRAPLPAKPAGTQPAPGRRTVGRTTAVRSAAGLLAAAVALSAAVLPAHAAPGPNNPGPNSPGSNGTSTGTKGNGSGSALHSLRGAVTDENFYFVMADRFSNGSTANDQGGLGPDPMVSGFDPTKKGFYNGGDLAGLRSKIDYIQGLGTTSIWLTPSFKNKAVQPEDKSAGYHGYWVTDFTQIDPHLGTNDELKGLIDEAHARGMKVYFDIITNHTADVIGYQEGDRKGYVSKDAVPYKTASGEAFDDRDYAGTGTFPKLDANTSFPYKPVLAPGEENLKVPAWLNDPTLYHNRGDTTFTGEDSMYGDFYGLDDLFTENPKVVHGMEDIYKSWIGDFGVDGFRIDTMKHVNNEFWQEFGPNVLSYAKEHGKDEFFMFGEVFDTSKSFTSQFTTRNKMQAVLDFPFQDAARNFASKSQDAKALQAFFAGDDWYTDADSNVYELPTFLGNHDMGRIGSFIAQDNPAATDAEKVARDELAHELMYFSRGNPVVYYGDEQGFTGPGGDQDARQTLFASKVPDYLDDDLLGTDATHATDNFNPDHPLYAKIRELAALTKEHPALRNGAHQHRYASDGPGIYAFSRTDAQDQREYVVALNNSAQPQTAQVPTYIAKRSYTRIYGQGADEVKTSDDAKLTVTVPPLSAVVYESSGRIPHSKAAPAVALQQPAAAQGDNGRINVTADVDGTSFYEVTFEARTAGGQWQQIGTDDTAPYQVFHDVAALDAGAPLEYRATVLDNGGHTATSQSRSASVPAPVLTLQKPAEGSSVEGKVELSATADPEKASHVVSFERSVNGGDWTAVGSDSSSPVYTATDDVSGLADGTKVQYRAAMTGAGFSVTSETRTVTVGQAPQPDSVTVAGSLNQAMGCSAQWDPACAQAKMVLDPADRIWRLTVDLPAGKYEYKAALNGGWDENYGADGQLNGQNIVLDHPGGRVTFRYDNSTHVLSAVYASEQPGAVAAAGSMDSELGCASDWEPSCAQAQLVLDPADLVWKLTVPDLPAGSYEFKAALNKSWDVSYGAGGASPGANIVFEHDGGPVTFRYDHFTHVITAGQG, via the coding sequence TTGTTATTCCGCACCCCTCCCGGCGCGCCCCCACGCGCCCCACTGCCGGCAAAGCCCGCAGGAACACAACCCGCCCCCGGCCGCCGAACCGTCGGCCGCACCACCGCCGTCCGATCGGCAGCCGGCCTCCTGGCGGCCGCCGTCGCCCTCTCCGCTGCAGTCCTCCCGGCCCATGCCGCGCCGGGTCCGAACAACCCTGGCCCCAACAGCCCTGGTTCCAACGGCACCAGCACCGGTACAAAAGGCAACGGGTCCGGGTCCGCCCTACACTCACTCCGCGGGGCGGTTACTGACGAGAACTTCTACTTCGTCATGGCGGACAGGTTCAGCAACGGCAGCACCGCCAACGACCAGGGCGGGCTTGGCCCCGACCCCATGGTGTCCGGTTTCGATCCGACGAAAAAAGGCTTCTACAACGGCGGCGACCTGGCCGGCCTGCGCAGCAAGATCGACTACATCCAGGGGCTGGGCACCACGTCCATCTGGCTCACACCCAGCTTCAAGAACAAGGCCGTCCAGCCTGAGGACAAATCGGCCGGCTACCACGGCTACTGGGTTACCGACTTCACTCAGATCGATCCGCACCTTGGCACCAATGACGAGCTCAAGGGTCTCATTGACGAGGCCCATGCCCGCGGCATGAAAGTGTACTTCGACATCATCACCAACCACACCGCGGACGTCATCGGTTACCAGGAAGGCGACCGCAAGGGCTACGTGTCCAAGGACGCAGTCCCCTATAAGACGGCCTCCGGCGAAGCATTCGACGACCGTGACTACGCAGGTACCGGAACCTTCCCAAAGCTGGACGCGAACACCTCCTTCCCCTACAAGCCAGTCCTTGCCCCGGGAGAAGAAAACCTCAAGGTTCCGGCCTGGCTGAACGACCCCACGCTCTACCACAACCGCGGCGACACCACCTTCACGGGTGAGGACTCCATGTACGGGGACTTCTACGGCCTGGACGATCTCTTCACCGAGAACCCCAAAGTGGTCCACGGCATGGAGGACATCTACAAGTCCTGGATCGGCGACTTCGGCGTGGACGGCTTCCGCATCGACACCATGAAGCACGTCAACAACGAGTTCTGGCAGGAATTCGGCCCCAACGTCCTCAGCTACGCCAAGGAACACGGCAAGGACGAGTTCTTCATGTTCGGCGAGGTCTTCGACACCAGCAAGAGCTTCACCTCCCAGTTCACCACCCGCAACAAGATGCAGGCCGTCCTGGACTTCCCCTTCCAGGACGCCGCCCGCAACTTCGCCTCCAAGAGCCAGGACGCCAAGGCGCTGCAGGCCTTCTTCGCCGGGGATGACTGGTACACCGACGCCGACTCCAACGTCTACGAGCTGCCCACCTTCCTGGGCAACCACGACATGGGCCGCATCGGCAGCTTCATCGCGCAGGACAACCCTGCCGCTACCGACGCCGAGAAGGTGGCCCGGGACGAACTGGCCCACGAGTTGATGTACTTCTCGCGCGGCAATCCGGTGGTCTACTACGGCGATGAACAGGGCTTCACCGGCCCGGGCGGTGACCAGGATGCGCGTCAGACCCTCTTCGCCAGCAAGGTGCCGGACTACCTTGACGACGACCTGCTGGGCACGGACGCCACCCACGCCACCGACAACTTCAACCCGGACCACCCGCTCTACGCCAAGATCAGGGAACTGGCTGCCCTCACCAAGGAGCACCCTGCACTGCGGAACGGCGCCCACCAGCACCGCTACGCCTCCGACGGGCCCGGCATCTACGCCTTTTCGCGCACCGACGCGCAGGACCAGCGTGAATACGTGGTGGCCCTGAACAACAGCGCGCAGCCGCAGACGGCCCAGGTCCCCACCTACATCGCCAAGCGCAGCTACACCCGCATCTATGGCCAGGGCGCAGACGAAGTGAAAACTTCAGACGACGCCAAACTGACGGTCACCGTACCGCCGCTCTCCGCCGTCGTCTACGAATCCTCCGGCCGGATTCCGCACTCCAAGGCAGCCCCCGCCGTCGCCCTTCAGCAGCCAGCCGCCGCCCAGGGTGACAACGGACGCATCAACGTGACGGCCGACGTCGACGGTACTTCGTTCTACGAGGTCACCTTTGAAGCAAGGACGGCAGGCGGACAGTGGCAGCAGATCGGCACCGACGACACCGCGCCGTACCAGGTGTTCCACGACGTGGCGGCGCTGGACGCAGGCGCCCCGCTGGAGTACCGCGCCACCGTGCTGGACAACGGCGGGCACACTGCCACCAGCCAGAGCCGATCGGCAAGTGTCCCGGCGCCCGTCCTGACCCTGCAGAAGCCTGCCGAGGGCAGCAGCGTGGAAGGCAAGGTGGAGCTGAGCGCCACCGCCGATCCGGAGAAGGCCAGCCACGTGGTGTCCTTCGAGCGCAGCGTCAACGGCGGGGACTGGACGGCAGTGGGCAGCGACTCGTCGTCGCCCGTGTACACGGCAACCGATGACGTATCGGGGCTCGCCGACGGCACCAAAGTCCAATACCGGGCTGCCATGACGGGTGCCGGCTTCAGCGTCACCAGCGAAACCAGGACCGTCACGGTAGGCCAGGCGCCACAGCCTGACTCAGTGACTGTTGCCGGCTCGCTCAACCAAGCAATGGGGTGCAGCGCCCAATGGGACCCGGCCTGCGCGCAGGCGAAGATGGTGTTGGACCCGGCGGACCGGATCTGGCGGCTGACCGTTGACCTGCCGGCCGGGAAGTATGAGTACAAGGCGGCGCTCAACGGCGGCTGGGACGAGAACTACGGCGCGGATGGCCAGCTCAACGGCCAGAACATCGTGCTGGATCATCCAGGCGGGCGGGTCACCTTCCGCTACGACAACAGCACGCACGTGCTCAGCGCTGTGTATGCGTCGGAGCAACCGGGCGCGGTGGCGGCAGCGGGAAGCATGGACAGCGAGCTGGGCTGCGCCTCGGACTGGGAGCCGTCCTGCGCCCAGGCGCAGCTGGTGCTGGACCCTGCGGACCTGGTGTGGAAGCTGACGGTGCCTGACCTTCCGGCTGGAAGCTACGAGTTCAAGGCCGCGCTGAACAAGTCGTGGGATGTAAGCTACGGGGCCGGCGGGGCATCCCCGGGCGCCAACATCGTCTTTGAGCACGACGGCGGCCCGGTCACCTTCAGGTACGACCACTTCACGCACGTAATCACCGCGGGCCAGGGTTAG
- the malQ gene encoding 4-alpha-glucanotransferase — translation MTASDQQHAPRPAMPADPPAAAPEPVDPHLLQQLADAHGVGTSFQGWDGLPHSVAESTLIKVLAALGVDAHTNRHIEAALAEADLAPWRRMLPPAVVIKQGEPAQVPVHVRDGATTRLTITLEGGAGSREALQQDVWVQPREVDGVSIGRATFSLPEDLPLGWHTLHAESEDATSTATLVVTPARLATAKPLEERRGWGLATQLYSVRSKRSWGIGDFADLADLAAISGARGADYVLVNPLHAAEPVPPIQPSPYSPSTRRFFNPLYIRIEAIPELAYLRPRKRAALEKLHEEVAGLNKEGARLDRDAVYAAKLQALEMLYHTRRSPARQAAFDEFCRLSGKGLEDFALWSAIREDLAPGDPLWKDPAYAIGTPEAEALREKLADRIGFHRWLQWICDEQLENAQRTALRSGMRLGVVHDLAVGVDHSSADAWTLRGVLAPNTSVGAPPDMYNQQGQDWGQPPWHPTRLAEAGYQPFRNMLANVLRHAGGIRVDHILGLFRLWWIPMGNAPGDGAYVRYDHEALIGILALEAHRAGAVVIGEDLGTFEPWVRDYLAARGILGTSILWFEYDGDSPLAPEKYRTQALASVNTHDLPPTAGYLAGDHVGLRSRLGLLERSESEERAEHNASLEKMFALLRERGYLSEGAPGSASGQATEEHTIEALHLLLAQAPSVLLGVALVDAVGERRVQNQPGTTEELYPNWQVPLGGPDGRPVYLDDLPGNKRFNSLLAAVEGAMHRQ, via the coding sequence ATGACGGCTTCAGACCAGCAGCACGCACCACGGCCAGCTATGCCCGCTGACCCTCCCGCCGCTGCCCCTGAACCCGTGGATCCGCACCTGCTGCAGCAACTGGCTGACGCCCACGGCGTCGGTACGTCCTTCCAAGGGTGGGATGGGCTTCCCCACTCCGTTGCAGAATCGACGTTGATCAAGGTGCTCGCCGCCCTGGGCGTTGACGCCCACACCAACCGGCACATCGAGGCTGCCCTGGCCGAGGCGGATCTTGCGCCCTGGCGGCGGATGCTGCCGCCCGCCGTCGTCATCAAACAGGGCGAACCCGCGCAGGTTCCGGTTCACGTCCGGGACGGGGCAACTACCCGCCTGACCATCACCCTTGAAGGGGGCGCAGGGTCCCGGGAGGCCCTCCAGCAGGACGTTTGGGTCCAGCCCCGCGAGGTCGACGGCGTTTCCATCGGACGTGCCACGTTCTCCCTTCCCGAGGACCTGCCGTTGGGCTGGCACACCCTGCACGCGGAGTCGGAGGATGCCACTTCCACCGCAACCCTGGTGGTGACGCCCGCGCGGCTGGCCACTGCCAAGCCGCTGGAGGAGCGCCGCGGCTGGGGCCTGGCCACGCAGTTGTATTCCGTCCGCTCAAAACGGTCTTGGGGCATCGGTGACTTTGCCGACCTCGCAGACCTGGCCGCGATCAGCGGGGCGCGCGGCGCCGACTACGTACTGGTCAACCCGCTCCATGCGGCGGAGCCGGTTCCGCCCATCCAGCCCTCGCCCTACTCGCCGTCCACCCGCAGGTTCTTCAACCCGCTGTACATCCGCATCGAAGCCATTCCTGAGCTGGCATACCTGCGGCCGCGGAAACGTGCGGCGCTGGAAAAGCTCCACGAGGAAGTGGCAGGGCTGAACAAGGAAGGTGCCCGGCTGGACCGGGATGCCGTGTACGCGGCGAAGCTGCAGGCGCTGGAGATGCTCTACCACACGCGCCGATCACCTGCCCGGCAGGCCGCCTTCGATGAGTTCTGCCGCCTGTCCGGCAAGGGGCTGGAGGATTTTGCGCTCTGGTCCGCTATCCGTGAGGATCTTGCGCCGGGCGACCCGCTCTGGAAGGACCCGGCGTACGCCATCGGCACACCGGAGGCGGAGGCGCTCCGGGAGAAGCTTGCGGACCGCATCGGGTTCCACCGCTGGCTGCAGTGGATCTGCGATGAGCAGTTGGAGAACGCCCAGCGCACCGCGCTGAGATCCGGAATGCGCCTCGGCGTGGTGCACGACCTCGCCGTCGGCGTGGACCACAGCAGCGCCGATGCCTGGACGCTGCGCGGCGTGCTGGCCCCGAACACCAGCGTGGGCGCCCCGCCGGACATGTACAACCAGCAGGGCCAGGACTGGGGCCAGCCGCCGTGGCACCCCACGCGGCTGGCGGAGGCCGGCTACCAGCCGTTCCGCAACATGCTGGCCAACGTGCTGCGGCACGCCGGCGGCATCCGAGTGGACCACATCCTGGGCCTGTTCCGGCTGTGGTGGATCCCCATGGGGAATGCTCCGGGGGACGGGGCCTATGTCCGCTATGACCACGAGGCCCTGATCGGAATCCTCGCGCTGGAGGCGCACCGGGCCGGCGCGGTGGTGATCGGCGAGGACTTGGGCACCTTCGAACCGTGGGTTCGTGATTACCTTGCGGCCCGCGGCATCCTGGGCACGTCCATCCTGTGGTTTGAGTACGACGGCGATTCACCCCTTGCGCCGGAAAAGTACCGTACGCAGGCACTCGCCAGCGTGAACACCCACGACCTCCCGCCCACGGCCGGCTACCTTGCCGGGGACCACGTGGGGCTGCGGAGCAGGCTGGGGCTGCTGGAACGCTCCGAATCCGAAGAACGGGCGGAGCACAATGCTTCGCTGGAGAAGATGTTCGCCCTGCTGCGGGAGCGCGGTTACCTTTCCGAGGGCGCTCCCGGGAGTGCGTCCGGGCAGGCAACCGAGGAACACACCATCGAGGCGCTGCACCTCCTGCTCGCCCAGGCACCATCGGTGCTCCTCGGGGTGGCCCTGGTCGACGCGGTGGGGGAGCGGCGCGTCCAGAACCAACCCGGCACCACGGAGGAGCTGTACCCCAACTGGCAGGTTCCGCTCGGCGGCCCGGACGGAAGGCCGGTCTACCTGGATGACCTTCCCGGCAACAAACGGTTCAATTCCCTGCTCGCGGCGGTGGAGGGAGCAATGCACCGCCAATAA